A DNA window from Synechococcus sp. UW179A contains the following coding sequences:
- a CDS encoding sensor histidine kinase KdpD produces MQLSDRFLELAQQQLQSLAVDTAMARLALYVTDREQGSTPTLTLVAQWPLDSALPPAIAEDPSLRSVAQERRWYPLRHENMLLGVLRAEQQPLPGRPVDHDPRLQICAETLACILGLEQDRRKLHHQLDEQRQQLNLVVHQLRNPLTALRTYAQLLLRRIGPDDQQRSLVESLIQEQDQLDRYLQSLDRIGRGDLRLEADASTPLLLPPVPVDAPDLTVADLLHPLIQRASATATLQNRPWHGPDHWAAWTQAARPAADAVVAEIVANLLENAFRYSPAGCALGLKLLDHAICVWDAGPSIPATEHQRIFQQGERGSSSIDRPGSGLGLSLARRLAENRGGSLNLHTEPTALDPELPAQGNAFLLTLPETEREQATQQPEE; encoded by the coding sequence ATGCAACTGTCCGATCGGTTCCTCGAGCTAGCGCAGCAGCAGCTGCAGTCTCTGGCGGTCGATACAGCCATGGCGCGTCTTGCCCTGTATGTCACCGATCGTGAACAGGGCTCCACACCGACCCTGACGCTTGTGGCTCAGTGGCCTCTCGACTCAGCTCTGCCACCCGCCATCGCCGAAGACCCCAGCCTGCGCAGCGTGGCCCAGGAACGTCGCTGGTATCCCTTACGGCACGAGAACATGCTTCTGGGCGTGTTGCGTGCTGAGCAACAACCGCTGCCAGGCAGGCCTGTCGACCATGACCCTCGCCTTCAGATCTGCGCGGAAACGCTCGCATGCATTCTCGGCCTTGAACAAGATCGCCGAAAGCTGCATCACCAGCTGGATGAACAGCGCCAGCAACTGAATTTGGTGGTGCACCAGCTACGCAATCCCCTCACAGCTCTGCGCACCTACGCCCAACTTCTGCTGCGTCGCATCGGCCCCGACGATCAGCAGCGCTCATTGGTGGAAAGCCTGATTCAGGAACAGGATCAACTGGATCGTTATCTCCAGTCCCTCGACCGGATCGGCCGGGGCGATCTGAGGTTGGAGGCAGATGCTTCCACACCTCTGTTGCTGCCTCCTGTTCCCGTGGATGCTCCTGACCTAACCGTGGCAGATCTGCTCCATCCTCTGATCCAGAGGGCTTCTGCCACAGCGACCCTGCAAAACAGGCCATGGCATGGCCCTGATCATTGGGCTGCCTGGACCCAGGCCGCTCGCCCGGCCGCCGATGCCGTGGTGGCTGAAATCGTGGCCAATCTGCTGGAAAACGCCTTCCGCTACAGCCCGGCCGGATGCGCACTGGGCCTAAAACTTCTCGACCATGCAATCTGCGTCTGGGACGCAGGCCCCAGCATTCCCGCCACGGAGCATCAGCGCATTTTCCAGCAAGGAGAGCGTGGCAGCAGCAGCATCGATCGCCCAGGCTCTGGACTGGGTCTGTCCCTGGCTCGTCGCTTGGCGGAAAATCGAGGCGGCTCACTGAACCTTCACACCGAACCCACTGCCCTGGATCCGGAATTGCCTGCACAGGGCAATGCCTTTCTGCTCACGCTGCCGGAAACAGAACGGGAGCAAGCAACGCAGCAGCCAGAAGAGTGA
- a CDS encoding DUF4079 domain-containing protein gives MPTDLSFGLNFLHPLMMWLLLAAGAYATYLGIKAKKVRTGTSEQRKALIPGKFAQRHYLWGSGLMAVMVFGTLGGMAVTYLNNGKLFVGPHLVVGLVMTGMIAAASSLSPLMQRGNLLARKVHVGLNMGMLSLFLWQAVSGMQIMNRIWLNR, from the coding sequence ATGCCGACGGACCTGTCTTTTGGTCTCAACTTCCTTCATCCGCTGATGATGTGGCTGTTGCTGGCTGCGGGTGCTTACGCGACGTACCTCGGCATCAAGGCCAAGAAAGTGCGTACGGGGACATCCGAGCAGCGCAAGGCCTTGATCCCTGGAAAATTTGCCCAGAGACACTACCTCTGGGGCAGCGGTTTGATGGCCGTCATGGTGTTTGGAACACTTGGTGGTATGGCAGTCACCTATCTGAACAACGGCAAGCTGTTCGTTGGCCCGCACTTGGTGGTTGGTCTGGTCATGACCGGAATGATCGCTGCAGCCTCATCTCTTTCACCTTTGATGCAGCGTGGAAACCTATTGGCACGAAAAGTCCATGTGGGGCTGAACATGGGAATGCTCAGTTTGTTTCTTTGGCAAGCAGTCAGTGGAATGCAAATTATGAACAGAATATGGCTCAACCGCTAA
- a CDS encoding alpha/beta hydrolase: protein MGQPTQQQVKQLMPDSVIHTGLEPGHIRLVLLHGWGADAEDLLPLGDGLAAAATVPAECIGLQAPEPHPGGQGRQWYGLFPSDWQAVPSATQQLRHRIEKLDLETIPLSKTVLIGFSQGGAMALHVGCNLPLAGVISCSGYPHPGWQPPSNRPPVLLLHGRNDDVVPAAAAEKLLELLGSGSSECSLKTFAGGHSIPLAAQEAMAESIMSWLK from the coding sequence TTGGGCCAACCTACGCAGCAGCAGGTCAAGCAGCTGATGCCTGATTCAGTGATTCATACCGGTCTGGAACCGGGACACATTCGCCTGGTGCTTCTCCATGGCTGGGGGGCTGATGCAGAGGATTTACTACCCCTCGGCGATGGGCTGGCTGCAGCAGCAACGGTTCCTGCGGAATGCATCGGACTGCAGGCACCCGAACCTCACCCAGGCGGCCAGGGACGTCAGTGGTATGGACTGTTCCCATCTGACTGGCAGGCCGTGCCATCAGCCACGCAACAGTTGCGCCATCGCATTGAAAAACTCGATCTAGAGACCATTCCGCTCTCTAAAACGGTTCTGATCGGTTTCTCCCAGGGTGGGGCCATGGCCCTGCATGTAGGTTGCAACCTGCCACTGGCGGGAGTAATCAGCTGCAGCGGCTACCCCCATCCAGGGTGGCAACCTCCATCGAACCGACCACCTGTGCTGCTGCTACACGGTCGGAATGACGATGTCGTCCCGGCTGCGGCAGCAGAGAAACTGCTTGAACTCCTGGGATCGGGATCCAGTGAATGCAGCTTGAAAACTTTTGCCGGTGGACATTCCATTCCCCTGGCAGCTCAGGAGGCCATGGCTGAATCGATCATGTCCTGGCTGAAATAA
- the murJ gene encoding murein biosynthesis integral membrane protein MurJ, translating to MGRSLKRIALVVTYGTLLSKAGGLIRQLVIAAAFGVGAAYDAYNYAYILPGFLLILLGGINGPFHSAMVSVLSRRPREEGAHILTTLNTTVSALLLVVTVTLVLAADPLITLVGPGLTPELHRIAVAQLQVMAPMALLAGLIGLGFGSLNAADEFWIPAISPLMSSVALVLGVGLLWWQLGAEIALPLNALWGGVVLALSTLVGALLQWLLQLPALARQGMARFRLSWDWSHPGVREVWRVMGPATLSSGMLQINVFTDMFFASGILGAAAGLSYSNLLVQTPLGLISNALLVPLLPTFSRLTAPEDRQPLIARIRQGLMLSTASMLPLGALFLALSTPIVALVYERGAFDQKAVQLVTGLLMAYGIGMPAYLGRDVLVRVFYALGDGTTPFRLSMAGIGLNVIFDWALVGGPSPWGPQFPINLGAPGLVLATVLINLLTCLALLLALQKRLGGLPLRDWGLDSLKLTLAAVAAGLAAWALSVGVAWNEDFVGRLFQVGLSGALGLLVFVLCAQAFAVPEVSEITAGIARRFRRR from the coding sequence ATGGGGAGATCTCTCAAGCGCATTGCTCTGGTGGTCACCTATGGCACCTTGCTCAGCAAAGCGGGAGGTCTGATCCGTCAGCTGGTGATCGCTGCGGCCTTCGGCGTGGGCGCGGCCTACGACGCCTACAACTACGCCTACATCCTTCCCGGTTTCCTGCTGATTCTGCTGGGGGGGATCAACGGCCCCTTTCACAGCGCGATGGTCAGTGTGCTCAGCCGCCGGCCGCGGGAGGAAGGAGCCCATATCCTCACCACACTGAACACCACCGTGAGTGCCTTGTTGCTCGTGGTGACAGTGACGTTGGTCCTGGCCGCCGATCCTTTGATCACGCTCGTGGGTCCCGGGCTGACTCCAGAACTGCACCGTATTGCGGTGGCCCAGTTGCAGGTGATGGCCCCCATGGCCCTGCTGGCAGGTCTGATCGGGCTTGGCTTCGGATCGCTGAACGCCGCTGATGAGTTCTGGATCCCCGCCATCTCACCGCTGATGTCGAGCGTGGCTCTGGTTCTTGGTGTGGGTTTGTTGTGGTGGCAGCTCGGCGCTGAGATCGCACTGCCCCTGAATGCCCTCTGGGGGGGCGTGGTTCTGGCGCTCTCCACGCTTGTTGGGGCTCTTCTGCAGTGGCTGCTTCAGCTTCCTGCCCTGGCCCGCCAGGGGATGGCGCGCTTTCGTCTTTCCTGGGACTGGAGTCATCCCGGAGTCCGTGAGGTCTGGCGGGTGATGGGCCCCGCCACGCTGTCGTCGGGAATGCTTCAGATCAATGTGTTCACCGATATGTTCTTTGCCTCGGGCATCCTCGGTGCTGCGGCAGGCCTGAGCTACTCGAATCTGTTGGTGCAGACGCCTTTGGGTCTGATCTCCAATGCGCTGCTGGTGCCTTTGCTGCCAACGTTCTCCCGGCTCACGGCTCCGGAGGACCGCCAGCCGCTGATCGCACGAATCCGGCAGGGACTGATGCTGTCGACGGCTTCGATGCTTCCGCTTGGTGCGTTGTTTCTGGCCCTGTCGACGCCGATCGTTGCCCTTGTCTACGAACGCGGCGCTTTTGATCAGAAGGCTGTGCAGTTGGTGACGGGCCTGCTGATGGCCTATGGGATCGGCATGCCCGCTTATCTGGGCCGGGATGTTCTTGTGCGTGTTTTTTATGCCCTTGGTGATGGAACAACCCCTTTCCGCCTCTCGATGGCGGGGATCGGCCTCAATGTGATCTTTGACTGGGCACTGGTGGGTGGTCCTTCCCCGTGGGGACCTCAGTTCCCAATCAACCTCGGGGCCCCCGGACTGGTGCTGGCGACAGTTCTGATCAATCTGCTCACATGCCTTGCTCTACTGCTGGCTCTGCAGAAGCGACTGGGGGGACTGCCGCTGCGTGACTGGGGACTCGACTCACTCAAGCTCACCCTTGCGGCTGTCGCTGCGGGATTGGCGGCTTGGGCGCTCAGTGTCGGCGTTGCCTGGAATGAGGACTTCGTTGGCAGACTCTTCCAGGTTGGGCTTTCTGGTGCCTTGGGATTATTGGTGTTTGTGCTTTGCGCGCAGGCCTTCGCCGTCCCAGAGGTCAGCGAAATCACTGCAGGTATCGCCAGGCGTTTCAGGCGTCGTTGA
- the sfsA gene encoding DNA/RNA nuclease SfsA, whose translation MTGTPLLEFTPLTEGVLIKRYKRFLADVELTDGSVVTAHCANTGPMTGVLHPGGRVRMRYAPSPKRKLAWTWEQAEVPSADGTSCWVGINTALPNRLIRAAIEAGHLNFALGPIGAIRAEVPYGANRRSRIDLLLTPEQGASDQRPIYLEVKNTTWCDGPMALFPDTVTERGQKHLQELMGVLPDARGVLVPCLSRPDVSYFAPGDSADPRYGELFREASKAGVEVLPCAFSFQIDRILWEGQRPVKPSQSVIR comes from the coding sequence ATGACCGGCACCCCTCTACTTGAGTTCACCCCTCTGACAGAGGGCGTGCTGATCAAGCGCTACAAACGCTTTCTGGCTGACGTGGAACTCACGGATGGCTCAGTAGTCACAGCTCATTGTGCCAACACCGGACCGATGACCGGTGTGCTCCACCCTGGAGGACGAGTGAGGATGCGCTATGCCCCTTCCCCCAAGCGCAAATTGGCCTGGACCTGGGAACAGGCGGAAGTGCCGAGCGCTGATGGAACTTCCTGCTGGGTCGGAATCAACACAGCTCTCCCCAATCGGCTGATCAGAGCAGCCATTGAGGCCGGTCACCTCAATTTTGCGCTGGGACCCATCGGCGCGATCCGTGCTGAGGTGCCCTACGGAGCGAACCGCCGCAGCCGCATTGATCTACTGCTCACTCCGGAACAGGGGGCCTCTGACCAACGCCCGATCTACCTGGAGGTAAAAAACACCACCTGGTGCGACGGGCCGATGGCTCTGTTCCCCGACACAGTGACCGAACGGGGACAAAAACACCTGCAGGAGCTGATGGGCGTACTTCCTGATGCACGTGGAGTGCTGGTGCCCTGCCTGAGCCGCCCCGATGTGTCGTACTTCGCCCCTGGAGATAGTGCTGATCCACGCTATGGCGAACTGTTCCGGGAGGCCTCAAAAGCAGGTGTTGAGGTGTTGCCCTGTGCCTTCAGCTTCCAGATCGACCGAATTCTTTGGGAAGGCCAACGGCCAGTCAAGCCAAGCCAATCAGTAATTCGGTAG
- a CDS encoding DUF1997 domain-containing protein yields MSRPSDEALRHCEDVNEQVRCYRSHFSDRMEMRADPDTIATYLDQHQGWFHRCASPMEVEALDPQAYALTLGRFGNFGFEVEPTIGLRLLPRQAKSYAIETVTLPDHDPTLAKLYDVDFQANLILVDLPENSVEHDHSWVSWTLDLTVWIALPRVITMLPNGLVQSSGDHLLRQIVRQISRRLTWKVQEDFHASHALACPPRRRAAF; encoded by the coding sequence TTGTCGAGACCATCCGACGAAGCGCTGCGTCACTGCGAGGACGTGAACGAACAGGTGCGGTGCTATCGCAGCCACTTCAGTGATCGCATGGAGATGCGGGCGGATCCCGACACGATTGCAACTTATCTTGATCAACATCAAGGTTGGTTCCACAGGTGTGCTTCACCCATGGAGGTCGAAGCTCTCGATCCCCAGGCCTACGCGCTGACTCTCGGACGCTTTGGAAATTTCGGCTTTGAAGTGGAGCCGACGATCGGCCTACGACTCCTCCCTCGCCAAGCAAAGAGCTACGCGATCGAAACCGTCACCCTTCCAGATCACGATCCAACTTTGGCAAAGCTCTACGACGTTGATTTCCAAGCCAATTTAATTCTGGTGGACCTCCCTGAGAACAGCGTGGAGCATGATCACAGCTGGGTCAGTTGGACACTTGATTTAACGGTGTGGATTGCACTTCCCCGAGTGATCACCATGCTCCCCAATGGCCTGGTTCAATCCAGTGGCGACCACCTGCTGCGCCAGATCGTGCGCCAGATTTCACGCAGACTGACCTGGAAAGTTCAGGAGGATTTCCACGCAAGCCATGCACTGGCATGCCCTCCACGACGGAGGGCGGCTTTCTGA
- the fldA gene encoding flavodoxin FldA, whose amino-acid sequence MINASGREKIELIGFSMKFTIVFASATGHTEDIAERLDQLLPDSELKELSDFQDIKDIEACEALICCTPTWNTGSDVKRSGTVWDEHIEQIPTLNCSGKPVAIVGLGDSAAFSKFFCDAMEELYTAFQKAGGNLIGHVSGEDYIFDDSKSMINGMFCGLPIDEDNESEKTQDRLEAWCKTILEESKL is encoded by the coding sequence TTGATCAATGCCTCAGGGCGAGAAAAAATAGAGTTGATAGGTTTCTCTATGAAATTTACGATTGTCTTTGCATCAGCAACCGGTCATACGGAAGACATCGCCGAGAGGCTCGACCAGCTCCTTCCCGATTCTGAACTCAAAGAGCTCAGTGATTTTCAGGACATCAAGGACATTGAAGCCTGTGAGGCACTGATCTGTTGCACTCCAACCTGGAATACCGGGTCAGACGTCAAAAGGTCAGGAACCGTTTGGGATGAGCACATTGAGCAGATCCCGACCCTCAATTGCTCAGGAAAACCTGTGGCCATCGTTGGCCTTGGAGATTCAGCAGCTTTTAGTAAATTTTTCTGTGACGCGATGGAAGAGCTTTACACAGCCTTTCAGAAAGCTGGTGGCAATTTGATTGGACATGTGTCAGGTGAAGACTATATTTTCGATGATTCAAAAAGCATGATCAACGGGATGTTTTGCGGGCTCCCGATTGACGAAGACAATGAGTCAGAAAAAACGCAAGATCGTTTAGAAGCCTGGTGCAAAACAATTTTAGAAGAGTCAAAATTATAA
- a CDS encoding 4-hydroxy-3-methylbut-2-enyl diphosphate reductase encodes MDTHAFKRSLHNSDRYNRRGFGRADEVAGSLEQAYQSSLIGSIRENGYQLSHGRLNVRLAEAFGFCWGVERAVAMAYETRKHYPSERLWITNEIIHNPSVNDHLRKMNVHFIPVDQGVKDFSGVEYGDVVILPAFGATVQEMQLLNDRGCHIVDTTCPWVSKVWNTVEKHKKHVFTSIIHGKVKHEETLATSSFAGTYLVLLDLEEAQFVADYILGNGDRDSFMTRFANACSPGFDPDRDLERVGVANQTTMLKSETEEIGRLFERTMLSKFGPMQLNEHFLAFNTICDATQERQDAMFSLVDEPLDLMVVIGGYNSSNTTHLQEIAISRGIRSFHIDTPERISEDNSIEHKPLGEDLTRDTNFLPSGPITVGITSGASTPDRVVEHVIQRMIAISDAD; translated from the coding sequence ATGGATACCCACGCCTTCAAGCGCTCTCTTCATAATTCCGACCGCTACAACCGTCGTGGCTTCGGACGCGCTGATGAGGTGGCTGGAAGTCTGGAGCAGGCCTATCAGAGCAGCCTGATTGGATCCATCCGTGAAAACGGTTATCAACTCAGCCATGGACGCCTGAACGTTCGACTTGCTGAAGCCTTTGGTTTCTGCTGGGGAGTGGAGCGCGCCGTTGCGATGGCTTACGAAACGCGCAAGCACTATCCAAGTGAGCGCTTGTGGATCACCAATGAGATCATCCATAACCCTTCAGTGAACGATCATCTACGCAAGATGAATGTCCATTTCATCCCTGTAGACCAGGGGGTGAAGGATTTCTCGGGTGTGGAATATGGCGACGTAGTGATTCTTCCTGCCTTCGGGGCCACCGTGCAGGAAATGCAATTACTCAATGATCGTGGCTGCCACATTGTTGACACCACATGCCCATGGGTTTCCAAAGTTTGGAACACAGTGGAAAAGCACAAAAAACATGTGTTCACATCGATTATTCACGGGAAGGTGAAACATGAAGAAACCCTGGCCACCAGTTCCTTTGCAGGCACTTATCTCGTGCTACTGGATCTAGAGGAGGCTCAGTTTGTCGCGGATTACATCCTCGGCAATGGTGATCGAGACAGCTTTATGACACGTTTTGCCAATGCTTGCTCTCCAGGCTTCGACCCGGACCGCGACTTGGAGCGTGTCGGTGTCGCCAACCAGACCACCATGCTTAAAAGCGAAACAGAGGAGATCGGCCGGCTGTTCGAACGCACGATGCTGAGCAAGTTCGGCCCCATGCAATTGAACGAACATTTTCTGGCGTTCAACACCATCTGCGACGCAACCCAGGAGAGACAGGACGCGATGTTCTCACTGGTCGACGAACCGCTTGATCTCATGGTCGTGATTGGTGGGTACAACTCCTCCAACACCACCCACCTTCAGGAAATTGCCATTAGTCGTGGCATTCGTTCATTCCATATCGACACACCGGAACGGATCAGTGAAGACAACAGCATTGAGCACAAACCACTTGGCGAGGATTTAACCCGTGACACGAACTTTTTGCCCAGCGGACCGATCACTGTTGGCATCACGTCCGGAGCTTCAACACCAGATCGCGTAGTGGAGCACGTGATTCAGCGCATGATCGCCATCAGCGACGCAGATTGA
- the purH gene encoding bifunctional phosphoribosylaminoimidazolecarboxamide formyltransferase/IMP cyclohydrolase: MAPTALLSVSDKRGLVPLAEALHHRYGYQLLSSGGTAKVLKQAGLPVTPVADYTGAPEILGGRVKTLHPRIHGGILARRGDASHEADLIAQEIAPIDVVVVNLYPFRETVADPTVSWDTAIENIDIGGPTMVRSAAKNHAHVAVLTAPNQYDRFLAALDASGGALTDAVRRELAVEAFAHTAAYDAAITRWMQARPEVSTADPTEADLPWLEALPLRQRLRYGENPHQHASWYSAAKAGWGGAIQLQGKELSTNNLLDLEAALATVREFGYGTNGSHPASRAAAVVVKHTNPCGVAIGDGTAAALSRALDADRVSAFGGIVALNGCVDATAARELTSLFLECVVAPGFAPEAREILAAKANLRLLELSPDSIDAAGQDHVRSILGGVLVQDLDDQRVTPDDWTVATERVPTASEREDLCFAWQLVRHVRSNAIVVAREGQSLGVGAGQMNRVGSAQIALEAAGDRSRGAVLASDGFFPFDDTVRLAADHGITAVIHPGGSKRDGDSIQACNELGLSMLLTGRRHFLH; encoded by the coding sequence ATGGCTCCCACTGCGCTGCTGAGCGTGTCCGATAAGCGCGGACTGGTGCCTCTCGCTGAGGCTTTGCATCATCGCTACGGCTACCAGTTGCTCTCCAGCGGTGGGACAGCCAAGGTCCTCAAGCAGGCTGGTCTGCCTGTCACTCCTGTGGCGGATTACACCGGCGCTCCGGAGATTCTTGGCGGACGGGTGAAGACGCTGCACCCCCGCATTCACGGCGGCATCCTTGCCCGGCGTGGCGATGCCAGCCATGAAGCCGATCTGATCGCTCAGGAGATCGCACCCATCGATGTTGTTGTCGTCAATCTGTATCCATTTCGAGAAACGGTTGCTGACCCCACGGTGAGCTGGGACACCGCAATCGAGAACATTGATATCGGCGGTCCGACGATGGTGCGGTCCGCAGCCAAGAACCACGCGCATGTTGCAGTGCTGACCGCTCCGAATCAGTACGACCGTTTTTTGGCTGCGCTGGATGCGTCGGGGGGAGCACTAACGGATGCAGTGCGACGTGAGCTTGCCGTGGAAGCTTTCGCTCATACGGCGGCTTACGACGCCGCGATCACCCGATGGATGCAGGCCAGACCAGAGGTGAGCACAGCTGATCCAACGGAGGCAGATCTCCCCTGGCTCGAGGCTTTGCCGTTGCGTCAACGCTTGCGATACGGAGAAAATCCCCATCAACACGCCAGTTGGTACAGCGCTGCCAAGGCAGGCTGGGGCGGAGCCATTCAGTTGCAAGGCAAAGAGCTCAGCACTAATAACCTGTTGGACCTAGAGGCTGCTTTGGCAACGGTCCGAGAATTCGGCTATGGCACCAATGGCAGCCACCCCGCCAGTCGCGCTGCAGCGGTTGTGGTGAAACACACCAACCCTTGCGGGGTGGCGATCGGTGATGGCACTGCTGCCGCACTGAGTCGGGCTTTGGATGCAGATCGCGTCAGCGCTTTTGGAGGCATCGTGGCCCTGAACGGTTGTGTTGATGCAACGGCTGCACGTGAACTCACGAGCCTCTTCCTGGAATGTGTCGTTGCACCAGGGTTTGCACCTGAAGCGCGGGAGATCCTCGCTGCCAAAGCCAATTTGCGCTTGCTTGAACTGTCTCCGGATTCCATTGACGCCGCCGGTCAGGACCATGTGCGCAGCATTCTTGGTGGAGTTCTCGTGCAGGATCTTGATGACCAGCGCGTGACGCCGGATGATTGGACCGTGGCAACCGAGCGAGTTCCCACCGCGAGCGAACGTGAAGATCTCTGTTTCGCCTGGCAGTTAGTGCGCCACGTTCGCTCCAATGCGATCGTCGTTGCTAGGGAAGGCCAGAGCCTCGGCGTGGGAGCTGGCCAGATGAATAGGGTGGGTTCGGCGCAGATCGCCCTGGAGGCCGCCGGTGATCGCAGCCGTGGTGCTGTGCTGGCCAGCGATGGCTTTTTTCCTTTCGACGACACGGTCCGCCTTGCTGCCGACCATGGAATTACGGCTGTGATCCATCCAGGTGGCAGCAAACGTGATGGGGATTCCATTCAGGCTTGCAATGAACTCGGCTTGTCAATGCTTCTGACAGGACGCCGTCACTTCCTGCACTGA
- a CDS encoding ammonium transporter has translation MTTALHPPSRRRKARLQEASLIEGPMLLLQSIRGFKSNRAMLWLACAPLALFGLGIFNLSAHAQELPELNAAFLANNLWLLVATILVIFMNAGFAMVEAGMCRQKNAVNILAKNLFVFALAVTAYWVIGYSLMYGGSVIDGWLYFKGLFFDPAVTAETISEGGLVPTVDFLFQAAFAGTAATIVSGLVAERVKFGEFVVFSLVLTAFIYPISGSWEWNGGWLNSVGNKEFIDFAGSSIVHSVGAWAGLVGAILLGPRIGKFVNGQTQAVPGHNMSIATLGALILWIGWYGFNPGSQLAMDQWVPYVAVTTTLAAAGGAIGATIISTMTSGKPDLTMIINGILAGLVSITAGCGNLTLVGSWVAGLIGGVIVVFSVAALDASGIDDPVGAFSVHGVCGVWGTLVVGLWGFDIQGDGSPLGLFVGGGIEQLGIQALGCAAYAIWALVTCWIAWSVIGALFGGIRVTEEEEINGLDIGEHGMEAYPDFASAGN, from the coding sequence ATGACAACTGCTCTGCATCCGCCATCGCGGCGGCGCAAAGCGCGCCTCCAAGAGGCAAGCCTGATCGAAGGACCAATGCTTCTCCTTCAGAGCATTCGGGGCTTCAAATCCAACCGCGCGATGCTTTGGTTGGCTTGTGCACCCTTAGCCCTCTTTGGCTTAGGAATTTTCAATCTTTCTGCCCATGCGCAGGAGCTGCCTGAACTGAATGCAGCTTTCCTAGCGAATAATCTCTGGCTTTTGGTCGCGACCATCCTCGTGATCTTCATGAATGCCGGCTTCGCCATGGTCGAAGCAGGCATGTGCCGTCAAAAAAATGCGGTCAATATCCTCGCCAAAAACCTGTTTGTCTTCGCTCTGGCAGTGACGGCTTACTGGGTCATCGGTTATTCGCTGATGTACGGCGGATCCGTCATTGATGGTTGGCTCTACTTCAAAGGTCTGTTCTTTGATCCTGCAGTCACCGCTGAAACCATCAGCGAGGGAGGCCTTGTCCCCACCGTCGACTTCCTTTTCCAGGCAGCCTTTGCTGGTACAGCTGCAACCATCGTTTCCGGACTGGTCGCAGAGCGCGTGAAGTTTGGTGAGTTCGTTGTTTTCTCCCTCGTTCTAACTGCCTTCATCTACCCAATTTCTGGCAGCTGGGAATGGAATGGTGGCTGGTTGAACAGCGTTGGAAACAAGGAATTCATTGATTTCGCAGGTTCGTCAATTGTTCACTCCGTTGGCGCCTGGGCCGGCCTGGTTGGAGCGATACTGCTCGGACCCAGGATCGGAAAGTTTGTGAACGGCCAAACTCAGGCTGTTCCCGGCCACAACATGTCGATTGCCACCCTCGGTGCTCTGATCCTCTGGATCGGCTGGTACGGCTTCAATCCTGGCTCCCAGCTGGCGATGGACCAATGGGTTCCCTACGTGGCCGTAACAACAACGCTCGCGGCAGCTGGTGGAGCTATTGGAGCAACAATCATCTCCACGATGACTTCCGGCAAGCCGGACCTGACAATGATCATCAATGGCATTCTTGCCGGCCTTGTCAGCATCACTGCTGGATGCGGCAATCTGACCTTGGTGGGTTCCTGGGTTGCAGGTCTGATTGGTGGCGTCATTGTTGTCTTCTCTGTTGCAGCTCTTGACGCGTCTGGAATCGACGATCCAGTCGGAGCCTTCTCAGTCCACGGCGTTTGTGGTGTCTGGGGAACACTCGTGGTCGGTCTCTGGGGTTTTGACATCCAAGGCGATGGGTCCCCTCTGGGCCTGTTCGTGGGTGGTGGCATCGAACAACTCGGCATTCAGGCCCTTGGATGCGCGGCTTACGCCATCTGGGCTCTGGTGACTTGCTGGATCGCCTGGAGCGTGATTGGTGCCCTGTTCGGCGGCATCCGCGTCACCGAGGAAGAGGAAATCAATGGCCTCGATATCGGTGAACACGGCATGGAGGCGTATCCCGATTTCGCCTCTGCTGGTAACTGA
- a CDS encoding DUF3155 domain-containing protein produces MSKKRKRISRRRLAGQRVLAHVPTFHLETGEHKPVTAARRFIAEGCLVPPALLNVRRNEHTTDRFFWGEKGLFSAQYAEENHFLFPSLRTIVDRVGEEVIFEGLELSSDDWEEMEEYEYAFV; encoded by the coding sequence ATGTCTAAGAAGCGCAAGCGGATTAGCCGCCGCCGTCTTGCCGGTCAGCGTGTTCTGGCCCACGTGCCCACGTTCCATCTGGAAACCGGGGAACACAAGCCCGTGACAGCGGCCCGCCGCTTCATCGCTGAAGGCTGTCTTGTACCTCCAGCGTTGCTAAACGTGCGGCGAAACGAACACACCACAGACCGTTTCTTCTGGGGTGAAAAGGGCCTGTTCAGTGCTCAGTATGCAGAGGAAAATCACTTTCTCTTCCCTTCGCTGCGCACCATTGTCGACCGCGTTGGTGAAGAGGTGATCTTCGAAGGCCTGGAGCTTTCTTCCGACGACTGGGAAGAGATGGAAGAGTACGAATACGCCTTCGTTTGA